The Candidatus Eremiobacteraceae bacterium genome includes a region encoding these proteins:
- a CDS encoding divalent metal cation transporter — protein sequence MDLNAQKARISGLRRYVAILGPGLMTGAADDDPSGISTYSVAGASTGLSMLWLALLTTPMMAVVQGMCARIGMVSGKGLAAVLRSHMPAPLLFVVAAMVIVANTFNIGADIAGMAASMQMVVGLPILLWVFVFGAALIGIQVFLSYRAFVRVIKWLCLALFAYVVTAFVVQPNWKAVLAAAVIPHISFTAEWITTMVAVLGTTISPYLFFWQSSLMVEDEKALGRTTQTARRGATANEIRDAHADVNTGMLFSNIVMFFIIVTTATTIGAHGKHAIATAQQAAEALRPLAGNFAYLLFTLGMVGTGLLAVPSLAGSSAYVLADIFRFRQGMDEKPRRAPKFYAAVAAGIAAGVVMNLAHVDPIKALYWSAVANALASVPLVILVTIVANDKRVMGKWRNSPIANLWSGLAIVTMTGAAVLLFVYWGKS from the coding sequence ATGGATTTGAACGCACAGAAAGCTCGAATTTCCGGCTTGCGCCGCTACGTCGCGATTCTCGGCCCGGGTCTGATGACCGGCGCTGCGGACGACGACCCTTCGGGAATCTCCACATACTCCGTCGCCGGCGCCAGCACGGGTCTGTCGATGCTGTGGCTTGCGCTGCTCACGACGCCGATGATGGCCGTCGTCCAAGGAATGTGCGCGCGGATAGGGATGGTGAGCGGCAAGGGTCTTGCGGCAGTGCTGCGGTCGCACATGCCCGCACCGTTGCTCTTCGTCGTCGCGGCCATGGTGATCGTCGCAAATACATTCAACATCGGAGCCGATATCGCCGGCATGGCGGCTTCGATGCAAATGGTGGTAGGGCTCCCGATCTTGCTGTGGGTGTTTGTCTTCGGCGCGGCGTTGATCGGCATTCAAGTCTTCTTGTCATACCGGGCGTTCGTGCGCGTGATCAAGTGGCTGTGTCTAGCGCTTTTCGCCTACGTCGTGACCGCTTTTGTGGTGCAACCGAATTGGAAGGCAGTCCTCGCTGCCGCCGTTATTCCTCACATAAGCTTTACCGCGGAGTGGATCACCACAATGGTGGCGGTCCTCGGCACGACCATCTCGCCCTATTTGTTCTTCTGGCAATCTTCGCTCATGGTCGAGGATGAAAAGGCCCTAGGACGCACGACGCAGACCGCCCGGCGCGGTGCCACTGCGAACGAGATCAGAGACGCGCATGCCGACGTCAACACCGGCATGCTCTTCTCCAATATTGTGATGTTCTTCATCATCGTGACGACGGCCACCACCATAGGGGCCCACGGAAAGCACGCCATCGCCACCGCGCAGCAGGCGGCCGAAGCGCTGCGCCCGCTCGCGGGCAACTTCGCGTATCTCTTGTTCACGCTCGGAATGGTAGGAACAGGATTGCTCGCCGTTCCATCGCTGGCCGGCTCGTCGGCCTACGTGCTCGCGGATATCTTCCGCTTCCGCCAAGGCATGGACGAAAAGCCGCGGCGCGCGCCGAAATTTTATGCAGCCGTCGCGGCCGGTATCGCCGCCGGTGTTGTGATGAACCTCGCGCACGTCGATCCGATCAAGGCCCTGTATTGGTCAGCCGTCGCCAACGCGCTTGCGTCCGTGCCGCTCGTGATCCTCGTGACGATCGTCGCCAATGACAAGCGCGTCATGGGCAAGTGGCGGAACTCCCCGATCGCCAATCTTTGGTCTGGGCTCGCGATAGTGACGATGACCGGCGCCGCCGTGTTGCTCTTCGTCTATTGGGGGAAGTCGTAA
- a CDS encoding STAS domain-containing protein: MIFNVGVRASAGSAASIVDVEGEVDVLTAPRFKAALAKIVDAGAENVVVNLQRVRYMDSTGLGVLVSAMKQMRENSGNISLTGLNPHLSKIFEITGLRKVFKVYANEGEALGVVPV; the protein is encoded by the coding sequence ATGATTTTCAATGTCGGAGTGAGAGCGTCGGCGGGGAGCGCCGCATCGATCGTCGATGTCGAAGGCGAAGTCGACGTGCTCACCGCCCCAAGATTCAAAGCCGCACTCGCAAAAATCGTGGATGCCGGCGCCGAAAACGTTGTCGTCAACCTTCAACGGGTGCGGTACATGGACTCAACCGGGCTTGGCGTGCTCGTCTCGGCCATGAAACAAATGCGCGAGAACAGCGGCAATATCTCCTTGACCGGCTTGAATCCGCACTTGAGCAAGATTTTCGAGATCACCGGCCTCCGCAAAGTGTTCAAGGTCTACGCGAACGAGGGCGAGGCGTTAGGCGTCGTTCCAGTTTGA